GAGCTTGTCGGTCAGGTCGTAGGTGAAGTCGGCGAATACCGACCAGGTTTCCGTGCCCACTTCGCCGAAGGTCTGCGCGGTGAAGCCCGTGAAAGCGGTCGTGCTGTTGATCAGGTTCAGGAGTTCGCCCGTCGTGAACAGGCCGACATCGAACACGGTGCCGGAATTGGCATCCAGATAGTACGCGCCGATGATGCCGTTCAGGCGGTCGCCCGAATAGTTAATCTGGAATTCGTTCGAGAGCTGATCATTCGTGTAGATCGCCGGCACGTCGACGTCGACCGCGGGCAGCGAGTCGAAGTCGATCGGCGAGGTGCCTTCGTCCTCTCTGTAGGCGAGGATGTTCTTCAGAGTGATGTGGTCGTTGACTTCGTACTCGGCGACCAGAGAGCCACCTTTCACTTCAACATTCTGCTTCACGACATCGAGACCGGCGCGCGTGTCGTAGACATTGCTGAGCACCGGATACTCGAACGGCGCCGAGAGATCGGGAATGAGGCGGTGGCCCTGTCGGGCGTTCGACTCGTCGTTCATGTAGTCGCCGGCCACCCGGATCTGGAAGTTGTCGGTGACGTCCCATTCGGCCGAGAGGCGGTACGCTGCGACGTCCTTGTTGTAGTTTTCCTCACCGGTGAACAAGTTGTCGCCGAAGCCGTCGCGCGTGAAGAAGGCGAGACCGCCGCCGACGCGAACGGTGTCGGAGAGTGGCACAGAGCCCGACGCGACGATGTCGGCCTGGTTGTAGGAACCGTAGGCGCCGCGCGCCTTGAACATGGGCTCGTCAGCGAGGCCCTTGGTAACATATTTCACCGCCCCGCCGATCGTGTTGCGGCCGTAGAGCGTTCCTTGCGGGCCGCGCAGGACCTCGATGCGCTCGACATCATAGACTTCCAGCACAGCGCCCTGCGGACGGTTCAGATAAACGTCGTCAACATAGATGCCGACGCCCGATTCAAAGCCCGAAACCGGGTCCTGTTGGCCGACGCCCCGAATGAAGGCGGAGAGGGTGTTGTTGGTGCCGCGCGAGACTTCGAGGGTCACGTTGGGCGAGATCTTGGCGACTTCGTCGAGCGTCTGGACGCCAAGCTGGGCGAGCAGGTCGCCGTCGAAGGCCGAAACCGACAGCGGCACGTCGAGCAGGTTTTCCTCGCGGCGCTGGGCGGTGACGACCACCGCGCCGAGCCGGCGGTCCTCGGACGCGGCCGGAGCGGCGTCTTCCTGCGCGGCGGTGGTTTCTTCCTGCGCGTAGCCTGCCATCGGCGTCAGGGCCGACGCCGCCATTGCGGCAATAAGGAACTTGTTGAGATGTGCAGCCATGAATGTCCTCCCGGGACTGGTGAATGGAATTTTTTGTGACTCAACAGGTGTTGAGTTTTTTCAACAGGCGTTGAAAATGCACAGGTCGGCTGGGCTGTCAATCAAAGTCGCCGCGGGGAGGAAATTGTTCCCTGCGGGCGTTGCATTCGGGAGACAGGCTGCCCCGGACGCCGCCTGATTGCAGGCGGCTGTTGCAGGCCGGGGGTCAGCCCGCTATAGGCGCCGCAACTCCATAACTTGCAGCTTCAGGAAGCCCTCATGGCCGTTCAGCGTACCTTTTCCATCATCAAGCCCGACGCCACCGAGCGTAACCTCACCGGCGCCATCAATGCCGTGATCGAGAAGGCCGGCCTGCGCATCATCGGCCAGCGCCGCATCCAGATGACCAAGGCCCAGGCCGAGCGCTTCTATGGCGTGCACCGTGCCCGCCCGTTCTTCGGCGAGCTGGTGGACTTCATGACCTCCGGCCCGGTGGTCGTGCAGGTGCTTGAAGGCCCGGACGCCGTTGCGAAATACCGTGAAGTCATGGGCGCCACCAACCCGGCAGACGCCGCCGACGGCACCATCCGCAAATTGTTTGCCAAGTCGATCGGCGAGAACTCGGTGCACGGCTCGGACTCGGCCGACAATGCCGCGCTCGAAATCGTCCAGTTCTTCTCGGAAGCTGACCTGACCGCCTGAGTCCAGGCCAGCCGCTTCGATACAAAAGCCGGCCGAGTTCGCCTGGCCGGCTTTTTTGTGCCTTCCGTGACCTGTTTGCCGGAATTCCCGCGCCTTTCACTTCAGCAGGTCTGCCGGAGGAAACCGCCATGAACATCACACCCGCGCCGGTGCCGAACCTGTATTGGACCTGCGCCGATTGCGGCACGCGCAATTCGATCACCGCCTCGGCCTGCTCGCAATGCAGCAAGGCGCGCGGCGCCTACCAGAAGGTCGATGGCAGCGACCGCCTCGTGCAGGACGTGCTTAAGGACGCCATCCGCGCCCACCTCGAACGGCAGAGTGCGCGCACCGGCGACCCCAACGACATGTTTCCCATTCCCACGCCGGAAATGACCTGCACGAAATGCGGCACGCGGAACAAGATCACGCAGGCGGTCTGCTCGAACTGCGGCACGCCGCTGATCCCCGTGCAGGCGACGACCGGCGTTCCCAACGACATGTTTCCGGTTCCGACGCCCGAGTGGACGTGTTCGAAGTGCGGCACGCGCAACAAGGTAACGCACGCTTTCTGCGCCAATTGCGGCAACGCCCTCGTGCCCGGGCAATCGCGCGGGAATGATCCGAACGACATGAATCCGGTTCCGATCCCGGAATGGACCTGTTCAAAATGCGGAACACGCAACCGGGTCACACAGGCGGTCTGCTCGAACTGCAACAATCCGCTGATGCCGGTTCAGGGGCAGGCGGGCGCAGCCGGTGACGCCGATGCGGTGCGCGCGGCGCTGCGCGACCAGATCGCGTCGGCCCGCGCCGATGCGCTCAAGGGACTGAAGAAGCCGCCGGGCTGAGCTCCGAGGCGGTGCGCCCGTTCTAGTCTTCGCCGACGCGCACGACGCGGCGGCCGGCATTTTCGCCCCGGAACAGGCCGCAGAAGGCTTCCGGCATCGAAGCAATTCCTTCGAAGCGCTCTTCCTGGGTCTTCAGGGATCCGTCGGCGATCATCTTCGCCATGCTGCCGAGCGCGTCCGGGAAGCCGCGCGCAAAGTCGAACACGACGAGGCCCTGCATGTTCACGCGGTGGGTGATGAACGGCTTGGTGTTGACGATGCCGGGCGTTTGCTCCGGGGTCAGATTATAGTCTGCAACCTGTCCGGAAATGCAAATGCGGCCGTGCATCGCCATCAGCGGCAGAACGCGGTTGACCATCGCATTGCCGACATTGTCGAACAGCACATCGACACCTTTCGGAAACTGCTCGGCGATGGCCGCATCGAGATTCTCGACGGTCTTGTAGTTGATCGCGGCATCGAAGCCCGCTTCGTCCACCAGCCAGCGGCACTTCGCATCCGATCCGGCGACGCCGACGACTTTCGAGGCGCCCCAGCTTTTCGCCAGCTGGCCGGCGGTTGCACCCACCGGCCCGGCCGCTGAAGTGACGAGCACGGCGTCGCCGGCCTTGAAGCGCGCCACATCCTTCACACCGAACCAGGCAGTCAGGCCCGGCACGCCGAGCACGCCGATCCAGGCGGACAGCGGCACGCCCGGCACGTCCATCACCTTGCCGATGAAGCCCTTGCCGGACTGGACCGAATGGGTTTTCCAGCCGCCGGCGCAGAACACTTTGGTGCCGACCGGCCAGTCAGGATTGTTTGAGGCATCGACCACGCCGACGCTGAACCCGTCGATCGGTTTGCCGAGCGGCAGGGCTGCAGCATAGCTGTCGCCGCCGGAAAGGCGCGAGCGCGTGCCGGGGTCTACCGAAGACCAGACATGCCGTACACGGAATTGTCCGTCCTTGGGTTCGGGTGTCGGTACGGTTTCCAGCCGGAAGTCAGACGGTTTCGGTGGCCCGTCGCAATATTGGGCCAATACGATCTGCTGCATGGGACGCCTCGTTCGGTGGGTTTGGTTTCGCGATCAGGGATCGACGCCGGGCGGGATAGTGAAGAGGTCAGACCATTCCGGGTGCCTGGCGTATTGGCCTCGCACATACGGGCAGACAGGAACAATCTTGAAGCCGTTGGTCCGGGCGTCGTCCAGCATGAAGTCGAGCAGGGCTTTCGCGACGCCGCGCCCGCCCATCGCGTCGGGCACGCCGGTATGGTTGGCACTGAGCACACCGGGCTTCGGATGCGTATAGGCGATTTCGCCTTCGGCCTCGATGCCGGCGATCCGGGCGACGTAGCGGCCCTTGCGGGGGCCGTCTTCCTTGGTGATGACGATGTCGTTCATGGCGCTGCCTCTCTGGCGCGTATCTTATGGCATGCCATCGCGAGCGCCAGCGGATAGAGGCGATGTTCTTCCGGCAGGGTCCGCGCCGCCAGTGTCTCGGCGGTATCGCCCGGCAGGATCGGCACACTGGCCTGCGCAATGATCTCGCCTTCATCGACACCGGCGCTCACCCAGTGGACCGTGCAGCCGGCTTCCGTGTCGCCGGCATCGATCGCGCGCTGGTGGGTGTCGAGGCCCTTGTACTTCGGCAGCAGCGAAGGGTGGATGTTGACCATGCGCCCCTGCCACTTCGTGACAAACCAGGGTGTCAGCACGCGCATGAATCCGGCCAGCGCAATCACTTCCACGCCCGCCTTCTGCAGCGCGGCGTCGAGTTCGCGCTCGAAGGCCTCGCGGTCCTTCCCGAACGGCTTGTGGTCAAGGGCGAGGATGGGCACGCCGGCATTCTCGGCAAACCTCAGCCCGGCCGCTTCAGGCTTGTTCGACAGAACGAGTACCGGCGTAGCGGGATAGTCGTCTTGCGCAGTTGCCGCGCGGAGCAAGGCTTCCATGTTCGAGCCGCGGCCCGAGATCAGGATCGCCAGCCTGAGCCGCCTCATGCCGATGCGAGCGCGCCGATCACGCGCGGGTTCTCGCCGGCGGCCGTCAGGTCGGCCATCACGCTGTCAGCGTCCGCCGGGCTGACCGCCAGCACCATGCCGATACCCATGTTGAAGGTGCGGTGCATCTCGTCGGTCTCGACGCCGCCGGCTTCCTGCAGCCACTGAAAGACGGGCGGCGGCGTCCAGCTCTTGCGGTCGATGACGGGCACGAGCGTTTCCGGGCACATGCGGGGTGTGTTTTCGGTCAGGCCGCCGCCGGTGATGTGGGCGAGGCCTTTCACGCGGCCAGAGCGGATCAGGGGCAGGGTGAGGTGCGAATACAGCCGTGTCGGCGTCAGCAGCGCTTCGCC
The genomic region above belongs to Acidobacteriota bacterium and contains:
- a CDS encoding TonB-dependent receptor, yielding MAAHLNKFLIAAMAASALTPMAGYAQEETTAAQEDAAPAASEDRRLGAVVVTAQRREENLLDVPLSVSAFDGDLLAQLGVQTLDEVAKISPNVTLEVSRGTNNTLSAFIRGVGQQDPVSGFESGVGIYVDDVYLNRPQGAVLEVYDVERIEVLRGPQGTLYGRNTIGGAVKYVTKGLADEPMFKARGAYGSYNQADIVASGSVPLSDTVRVGGGLAFFTRDGFGDNLFTGEENYNKDVAAYRLSAEWDVTDNFQIRVAGDYMNDESNARQGHRLIPDLSAPFEYPVLSNVYDTRAGLDVVKQNVEVKGGSLVAEYEVNDHITLKNILAYREDEGTSPIDFDSLPAVDVDVPAIYTNDQLSNEFQINYSGDRLNGIIGAYYLDANSGTVFDVGLFTTGELLNLINSTTAFTGFTAQTFGEVGTETWSVFADFTYDLTDKLSIAVGGRYTEDERTSTVLRRNYVGGFSEFFGGNGIPIQTTSNFEGSETFDDFSPRVSVTYKPVDDHTVYATYAQGFKGGSFDPRGQSTLAIDLNGDTVVSPDEVKAFMLFEPEEVDSYEIGWKSNMFGGRLRSSLAGFYMDYKDVQIPGSVGVDANNDGIFESFAGVTTNAGAATLWGVELESNAILGEEIFNDSDMFTASTAIGYINAQYDEFIVIVGGVPTNLADQRVVQNTPEWTGSLRLSYDTPFNILQKDGRLIVSQLTSYRGDSSQFETPTPIDQEAFTLLDLSLRWQENGSPWGFTLSGKNLSDERYRVSGYNFLNAVGAPALGLEGVLTGFYGDPRTVTFGVDYNF
- the ndk gene encoding nucleoside-diphosphate kinase: MAVQRTFSIIKPDATERNLTGAINAVIEKAGLRIIGQRRIQMTKAQAERFYGVHRARPFFGELVDFMTSGPVVVQVLEGPDAVAKYREVMGATNPADAADGTIRKLFAKSIGENSVHGSDSADNAALEIVQFFSEADLTA
- a CDS encoding zinc ribbon domain-containing protein, producing MNITPAPVPNLYWTCADCGTRNSITASACSQCSKARGAYQKVDGSDRLVQDVLKDAIRAHLERQSARTGDPNDMFPIPTPEMTCTKCGTRNKITQAVCSNCGTPLIPVQATTGVPNDMFPVPTPEWTCSKCGTRNKVTHAFCANCGNALVPGQSRGNDPNDMNPVPIPEWTCSKCGTRNRVTQAVCSNCNNPLMPVQGQAGAAGDADAVRAALRDQIASARADALKGLKKPPG
- a CDS encoding NADP-dependent oxidoreductase, translating into MQQIVLAQYCDGPPKPSDFRLETVPTPEPKDGQFRVRHVWSSVDPGTRSRLSGGDSYAAALPLGKPIDGFSVGVVDASNNPDWPVGTKVFCAGGWKTHSVQSGKGFIGKVMDVPGVPLSAWIGVLGVPGLTAWFGVKDVARFKAGDAVLVTSAAGPVGATAGQLAKSWGASKVVGVAGSDAKCRWLVDEAGFDAAINYKTVENLDAAIAEQFPKGVDVLFDNVGNAMVNRVLPLMAMHGRICISGQVADYNLTPEQTPGIVNTKPFITHRVNMQGLVVFDFARGFPDALGSMAKMIADGSLKTQEERFEGIASMPEAFCGLFRGENAGRRVVRVGED
- a CDS encoding N-acetyltransferase is translated as MNDIVITKEDGPRKGRYVARIAGIEAEGEIAYTHPKPGVLSANHTGVPDAMGGRGVAKALLDFMLDDARTNGFKIVPVCPYVRGQYARHPEWSDLFTIPPGVDP
- a CDS encoding phosphoribosylglycinamide formyltransferase: MRRLRLAILISGRGSNMEALLRAATAQDDYPATPVLVLSNKPEAAGLRFAENAGVPILALDHKPFGKDREAFERELDAALQKAGVEVIALAGFMRVLTPWFVTKWQGRMVNIHPSLLPKYKGLDTHQRAIDAGDTEAGCTVHWVSAGVDEGEIIAQASVPILPGDTAETLAARTLPEEHRLYPLALAMACHKIRAREAAP